From a single Spongiibacter taiwanensis genomic region:
- the tilS gene encoding tRNA lysidine(34) synthetase TilS, translated as MTSLIDHLASKMQPYQGRRWRVAFSGGLDSTVLLHALTALAPRSPVQAIHIHHGLQAQADDWQQHCAAVCARLGLEFTCLQVSVESGASLENAARQARYQAFESQLEEGDLLLQGHHLDDQTETMLLRLFRGTGLDGLRGIPETRPLGAGLICRPLLALPRSDLEAYAREHGLEWVEDPSNSDSRFDRNFLRNEVLPLVSQRWPGYRGSMMRLRRLIEDASTAEQHCLDPLGDIDKKPFPIASLAMLNTAQQQRRLRRWLAGWQIVPSLAQLQAVQQAVSAEEDAQPLVQLAGRQIRRFQGHLYVTVLADFDPKARWRWDGAQPLAMPGVGCLAAEPGPGAAPLPFTVAFRQGGERFQPVGRPHSQQLKKLLQEAAVPPWRRARLPLIYVNDELVAVADLWVHEHWAARLQGWRFRWCPEE; from the coding sequence ATGACCTCGCTGATTGATCATCTCGCCAGCAAAATGCAGCCCTACCAGGGGCGGCGCTGGCGAGTGGCGTTCAGCGGGGGACTCGACTCCACGGTTCTTCTTCATGCTCTCACTGCGCTGGCGCCACGTTCGCCCGTGCAGGCCATTCATATTCATCACGGATTGCAGGCCCAAGCCGACGACTGGCAGCAACATTGTGCTGCGGTTTGTGCTCGCTTGGGGCTGGAGTTCACCTGTTTGCAGGTAAGTGTTGAGTCGGGCGCAAGCCTGGAGAACGCTGCTCGCCAAGCGCGCTATCAGGCCTTTGAAAGCCAGCTGGAAGAGGGTGATCTGCTGCTCCAAGGGCACCATCTGGACGACCAAACCGAGACCATGTTGCTGCGGCTGTTTCGCGGAACGGGGCTGGATGGCCTGCGCGGCATTCCTGAGACGCGCCCGCTGGGAGCCGGGCTGATCTGCCGCCCACTGCTGGCCCTGCCCCGTTCTGACCTGGAGGCCTATGCCCGGGAGCACGGACTGGAGTGGGTGGAAGACCCCAGTAATAGCGACAGCCGTTTCGATCGCAACTTTCTTCGCAATGAGGTGCTGCCGCTGGTGAGTCAGCGCTGGCCCGGCTATCGCGGCAGCATGATGCGACTTCGGCGCTTGATTGAAGATGCGAGTACTGCCGAGCAGCATTGCCTCGACCCGCTTGGGGATATAGACAAAAAGCCCTTTCCGATTGCTTCTCTGGCCATGCTGAATACCGCCCAGCAGCAACGGCGGCTGCGCCGCTGGCTGGCCGGGTGGCAGATCGTGCCCAGCCTCGCTCAGCTGCAGGCGGTGCAGCAGGCTGTCAGTGCCGAGGAGGACGCCCAGCCCCTGGTGCAGCTCGCGGGCAGGCAGATCCGGCGTTTTCAGGGGCATTTGTATGTGACGGTGCTGGCGGATTTTGATCCCAAGGCCCGTTGGCGCTGGGATGGCGCTCAGCCACTGGCAATGCCGGGGGTGGGCTGTCTTGCGGCTGAGCCGGGTCCAGGTGCTGCGCCGCTGCCCTTTACCGTTGCCTTTCGGCAAGGGGGAGAGCGCTTTCAGCCCGTGGGGCGGCCCCACTCCCAGCAGCTGAAAAAGCTGCTGCAGGAGGCGGCCGTTCCGCCCTGGCGGCGAGCCCGCTTGCCGCTGATCTACGTAAACGATGAGCTGGTGGCCGTAGCCGATTTATGGGTTCACGAGCACTGGGCGGCGCGTTTGCAGGGCTGGCGCTTTCGCTGGTGCCCCGAAGAGTAG
- a CDS encoding acetyl-CoA carboxylase carboxyltransferase subunit alpha, which translates to MNPNYLDFEQPIAELEAKIEELQLVGNDNDLNITEEIAKLREKSSKLTEKIFSNLTAWDVVKIARHPMRPYCLDYIRRIFTDFDELHGDRHFGDDRAIVAGIGRLEGMPVMVIGQEKGRGVQEKVKRNFGMPKPEGYRKALRLMEMAERFNMPIVTLIDTPGAYPGIDSEERGISEAIAQNLAVMSRLKTPIICVVIGEGSSGGALGIGVGDHIAMLQYSTYFVISPEGCANIIWKSSEFAPDAAEAMGLTSTVLEELGIVDATIPEPRGGAHRDIDDMAGRVKSHLVKELKRLQSLPEDQLLATRYDRLMSYGKA; encoded by the coding sequence ATGAACCCTAATTATCTCGATTTCGAACAGCCCATTGCCGAACTGGAAGCTAAAATTGAAGAGCTGCAGTTGGTAGGTAACGACAACGACCTCAACATTACCGAGGAAATTGCCAAGCTTCGGGAAAAAAGCAGCAAGCTGACAGAAAAGATTTTCTCGAATTTGACTGCCTGGGACGTGGTGAAAATTGCCCGTCATCCCATGCGCCCCTACTGCCTGGACTACATTCGTCGTATTTTCACCGACTTTGACGAGCTGCACGGCGACCGGCACTTCGGTGATGATCGGGCCATTGTGGCTGGTATTGGCCGCCTTGAAGGTATGCCGGTGATGGTGATCGGTCAGGAGAAAGGTCGCGGCGTCCAGGAGAAGGTGAAACGCAATTTCGGCATGCCCAAGCCCGAAGGTTACCGCAAGGCCTTGCGGCTGATGGAAATGGCTGAGCGTTTCAACATGCCTATTGTCACGCTGATCGACACCCCCGGAGCCTATCCCGGCATCGACAGTGAAGAGCGGGGTATCAGTGAGGCCATCGCCCAAAACCTGGCAGTCATGTCACGGCTGAAAACGCCGATCATCTGTGTGGTAATCGGTGAAGGAAGCTCTGGCGGTGCACTGGGGATTGGTGTGGGTGACCACATCGCCATGTTGCAGTACTCCACTTACTTCGTTATCTCTCCAGAAGGCTGCGCCAACATTATTTGGAAAAGCTCCGAATTCGCCCCCGATGCGGCCGAGGCGATGGGCTTGACCTCAACGGTGCTGGAAGAGCTGGGTATTGTTGACGCCACCATCCCCGAGCCCCGTGGCGGTGCCCACCGGGATATCGACGATATGGCCGGCCGGGTGAAATCTCACCTGGTGAAAGAGCTCAAGCGTCTGCAGAGCTTGCCGGAAGACCAGCTGCTGGCGACCCGTTACGACCGGCTGATGTCCTACGGCAAGGCCTGA
- the fabZ gene encoding 3-hydroxyacyl-ACP dehydratase FabZ, with product MVMDINEVKEYLPQRYPFLLVDKVIELELGKSIVAVKNVTGNEPHFNGHFPSLPIMPGVLIIEAMAQAAGVLGFKTLDKKPSDGSIYMFAGVDNCRFKRQVVPGDQLILKADYVSDKRGLWKFECKAFVEDQLACSATIMCIDRKR from the coding sequence ATGGTAATGGACATCAATGAAGTCAAAGAGTATCTGCCCCAGCGCTATCCATTCTTGTTGGTAGACAAAGTCATCGAACTGGAGCTGGGTAAGTCCATTGTCGCGGTAAAAAATGTGACCGGTAATGAGCCGCATTTTAATGGCCATTTTCCTAGCTTGCCGATTATGCCCGGCGTGCTGATTATCGAGGCGATGGCCCAGGCCGCCGGGGTTCTCGGCTTTAAAACCCTGGATAAGAAGCCATCCGATGGCTCAATCTATATGTTTGCTGGTGTCGACAACTGCCGTTTCAAACGCCAGGTAGTCCCTGGCGACCAGCTGATTCTCAAAGCGGATTACGTGTCCGACAAACGGGGTCTGTGGAAGTTTGAATGCAAGGCCTTTGTAGAGGACCAGTTGGCCTGCTCCGCGACGATTATGTGTATTGACCGGAAGCGTTAA
- the dnaE gene encoding DNA polymerase III subunit alpha, which translates to MTSDFVHLRVHSEYSLVDSVIRVKSLCKTVAAMDMPAVALTDLCNFYALIKFQKAAQGAGLKPIFGADFFVRDDDAPDQIFTLCLLAQNLRGYKNLTELISRAYLRGQYQGKAYLQRSWVEELNDGLIALSGGREGDVGQLLLSNKTGLARASLDRWQSVFGDRYYLELQRTGRQYEDDYIHAAVALASQCDCPVVATNDVRFLESDEFEAHEARVCIRDGRVLDDPRRPRLYSDQQYLRSPDEMAELFADIPEALQNTVEIAKRCSVEIELGTYYLPEYPIPEGMTQDDFFRQLSHDGLTERLDFLFDRNAADFAEKEKEYRARLDFELDIILQMGFPGYFLIVMDFIQWAKDNAIPVGPGRGSGAGSLVAYALKITDLDPIEYDLLFERFLNPERVSMPDFDVDFCMEGRDRVINYVADNYGRDAVSQIITFGTMAAKAVVRDVARVQGKSYGLADKLSKLIPFEVGMTLQKAYDQEADLRDFLSGDEQAQEIWDMATQLEGVVRGVGKHAGGVVIAPSKLTDFAPLYCDETGAGLVTQFDKNDVEDAGLVKFDFLGLRTLTIIDWALKIINAKRGKEGEDDLDIMAIPLDDAPSFDLLKKAETTAVFQLESRGMKDLIKRLLPDCFEDIVALVALFRPGPLQSGMVDDFINRKHGRAELAFPHPQYQHECLRPILQPTYGIILYQEQVMQIAQEMGGYTLGGADLLRRAMGKKKPEEMEKQRVLFLAGAQEKGHSEELASNIFDLMEKFAGYGFNKSHSAAYALVSYQTAWLKTHYPAPFMAAVMSSELDNTDKIVIFIEECRAMKLDYKLPSVNEGEYMFTVNDKGQIVYGLGAIKGLGEGPVENIIAARSKGGAFKNLFDFCERTDPRKVNKRAIEALIRAGAFDDLGEDRAVLMAAMAEAVQVAEQSAKNAESGMVDLFGDTLAVDNRDVYAPFRNVRRWNTKERLQGEKDTLGLYVTGHPIDDYEAELRRFVPKRIVDLQPDKQAQTIAGLVVNMRTMKNKRGDTMAFVQLDDRSARIEVALFSDSYEEHRDKLIKDSVLVVEGVCSFDEYSGGKKMRVKSVRSLAEAREQSARELLLTLSSDALSERSLEQLKGALSVARGGRCPVVVQYQRPEGRGRIRFGEAWNILPKDDVLQRLRDDYGVNNVVINYE; encoded by the coding sequence ATGACTAGCGATTTTGTTCATTTGCGGGTGCACTCGGAATATTCCCTGGTCGACAGCGTTATTCGGGTGAAATCCCTTTGTAAAACGGTTGCCGCCATGGATATGCCGGCGGTGGCCCTCACCGATTTGTGTAACTTCTACGCCCTGATCAAGTTTCAAAAGGCGGCCCAGGGGGCCGGCCTGAAGCCGATTTTTGGCGCGGATTTTTTTGTGCGCGACGATGACGCGCCGGATCAGATATTCACCTTGTGCCTGCTGGCCCAAAATCTCCGTGGCTACAAAAACCTGACAGAACTCATTTCCCGCGCTTACTTGAGGGGCCAGTATCAGGGTAAGGCGTACTTGCAGCGCAGTTGGGTAGAAGAGCTCAACGATGGGTTGATTGCCCTGTCGGGCGGCCGCGAAGGCGATGTTGGTCAATTGCTGTTGAGCAATAAGACCGGGTTGGCCCGGGCAAGCCTCGACCGCTGGCAGTCGGTGTTTGGTGATCGCTACTACCTCGAACTACAGCGCACCGGCCGACAATACGAAGATGACTACATTCACGCGGCGGTGGCGTTGGCCAGCCAGTGTGATTGCCCGGTGGTTGCCACTAACGATGTCCGCTTTCTGGAGAGCGACGAGTTTGAGGCCCACGAGGCTCGTGTCTGTATCCGCGATGGGCGGGTGTTGGACGACCCTCGGCGCCCGCGGCTATACAGTGATCAGCAGTACTTGCGCAGCCCCGACGAAATGGCAGAGCTGTTTGCAGATATTCCAGAAGCCCTGCAAAACACGGTGGAAATTGCCAAGCGTTGCAGTGTGGAGATTGAGCTCGGGACTTATTATTTGCCTGAGTATCCGATTCCTGAGGGAATGACTCAGGACGACTTCTTTCGCCAGCTCAGCCACGACGGTCTTACCGAGCGACTTGATTTTCTGTTTGATCGCAACGCGGCCGATTTCGCCGAGAAGGAAAAAGAATATCGGGCGAGACTCGATTTCGAGCTGGATATCATCCTGCAGATGGGTTTTCCCGGCTACTTCCTGATCGTGATGGACTTTATCCAGTGGGCCAAGGACAACGCCATTCCGGTAGGGCCGGGGCGGGGGTCGGGTGCCGGCTCCCTGGTGGCCTATGCGCTGAAGATCACCGACCTCGACCCCATAGAATACGACCTGCTGTTCGAGCGCTTTCTGAATCCCGAACGGGTGTCGATGCCCGACTTCGACGTCGACTTCTGCATGGAAGGTCGCGATCGGGTGATCAATTATGTGGCCGACAATTACGGCCGAGATGCGGTGAGCCAGATCATTACCTTCGGCACAATGGCGGCCAAGGCGGTGGTGCGGGATGTTGCCCGGGTGCAGGGTAAGTCCTACGGTTTGGCGGACAAGTTGTCGAAGCTGATTCCCTTTGAAGTGGGCATGACCTTGCAAAAGGCCTATGACCAGGAGGCGGATCTGCGGGACTTTCTCAGTGGTGACGAGCAAGCCCAGGAAATCTGGGATATGGCTACCCAGTTGGAAGGGGTGGTTCGGGGTGTTGGTAAGCACGCCGGCGGGGTGGTGATTGCGCCATCTAAACTGACGGATTTTGCGCCCCTGTACTGTGATGAAACCGGGGCCGGTCTGGTCACCCAGTTTGATAAGAATGATGTTGAAGATGCAGGCTTGGTTAAGTTTGACTTCCTTGGTCTACGCACCCTGACCATCATCGATTGGGCCCTGAAAATCATCAATGCCAAGCGCGGCAAAGAAGGTGAAGATGACCTGGACATTATGGCCATCCCGCTGGATGACGCGCCCAGCTTTGACTTGCTGAAAAAGGCCGAAACCACCGCGGTGTTCCAGCTTGAATCCCGGGGTATGAAGGATCTGATCAAGCGCCTGCTGCCAGACTGTTTTGAAGACATTGTCGCACTGGTGGCCCTGTTCCGCCCTGGGCCGCTGCAGTCCGGGATGGTGGATGACTTTATCAACCGGAAGCACGGCCGTGCCGAATTGGCCTTTCCCCATCCCCAGTATCAGCACGAATGCCTGCGGCCCATCTTGCAGCCGACCTACGGCATCATTCTCTACCAAGAACAGGTTATGCAGATCGCTCAGGAAATGGGCGGTTATACACTCGGTGGCGCTGATTTGTTGCGCCGGGCAATGGGTAAGAAAAAACCCGAGGAGATGGAGAAGCAGCGGGTGCTGTTTCTCGCCGGTGCCCAGGAAAAAGGCCACAGCGAGGAGTTGGCCTCCAACATCTTCGACCTGATGGAAAAATTTGCCGGGTATGGTTTTAACAAGTCTCACTCGGCGGCCTACGCGCTGGTGTCTTATCAGACCGCCTGGCTGAAAACCCATTACCCGGCGCCGTTTATGGCAGCGGTAATGAGTTCGGAACTGGATAACACCGACAAAATCGTGATCTTCATCGAGGAGTGTCGGGCAATGAAGCTCGACTACAAATTGCCCTCGGTGAATGAAGGTGAATATATGTTCACCGTGAACGACAAAGGACAAATTGTTTACGGCCTGGGGGCGATCAAAGGTCTCGGCGAAGGCCCGGTAGAAAATATTATTGCCGCTCGCAGCAAAGGCGGAGCCTTTAAAAATCTGTTTGATTTCTGCGAGCGCACGGACCCGCGCAAGGTTAACAAGCGGGCCATTGAGGCGCTGATTCGCGCCGGCGCCTTCGACGACCTGGGCGAAGATCGTGCTGTGTTAATGGCGGCCATGGCAGAAGCGGTACAGGTCGCCGAGCAATCGGCCAAAAATGCTGAGAGCGGCATGGTCGATCTGTTTGGCGATACCTTGGCGGTGGATAACCGGGATGTGTATGCGCCCTTTCGCAATGTGCGGCGTTGGAATACCAAGGAGCGCCTGCAGGGGGAAAAGGACACTCTGGGTCTTTATGTGACCGGGCATCCTATCGACGATTATGAAGCCGAGCTGCGGCGATTTGTGCCCAAGCGTATTGTCGATCTGCAGCCAGACAAGCAGGCCCAGACCATCGCCGGTTTGGTGGTCAATATGCGCACCATGAAGAACAAACGCGGCGACACCATGGCCTTTGTGCAGCTCGATGACCGCAGTGCACGGATTGAGGTGGCCCTGTTTAGCGATAGCTATGAAGAGCATCGGGACAAGTTGATCAAAGACAGTGTGCTGGTGGTCGAGGGGGTTTGCAGCTTTGATGAATACAGTGGCGGCAAGAAAATGCGGGTCAAATCGGTCCGCAGCCTGGCTGAGGCAAGAGAACAGAGCGCCCGGGAACTGTTGCTGACCTTGTCTTCAGATGCCTTGAGCGAGCGCAGTCTGGAGCAGCTCAAAGGCGCGCTAAGTGTGGCTCGGGGCGGTCGGTGTCCGGTGGTTGTGCAATACCAGCGCCCCGAAGGGCGCGGTCGCATCCGCTTCGGCGAGGCCTGGAATATTCTGCCCAAAGACGATGTCTTGCAGCGGCTGCGCGATGATTACGGTGTCAACAACGTGGTTATCAATTACGAATAA
- the rnhB gene encoding ribonuclease HII, protein MPDTGDLFQTADFPVLTAGVDEVGRGPLCGDVVTAAVILDPERPINGLTDSKALSEKKREQLFDEICECALSFAIARASVAEIDKLNILQASLLAMHRAVAKLSVQPELVLVDGNRLPIWPYRAQAIVKGDSRVQAIAAASILAKVTRDREMVELDRQYPGYGLSGHKGYPTKAHLAALQQLGVTPIHRRSYAPVKALLGEHHD, encoded by the coding sequence ATGCCTGACACTGGTGACCTGTTTCAGACGGCGGATTTTCCGGTGCTCACTGCCGGGGTGGACGAAGTGGGGCGCGGGCCTCTGTGTGGCGATGTGGTGACCGCGGCGGTGATTCTCGACCCCGAGCGGCCAATCAACGGTTTGACCGATTCCAAAGCGCTGAGCGAAAAAAAGCGCGAACAACTGTTTGACGAAATTTGTGAGTGTGCGCTGAGCTTTGCGATTGCCCGGGCCAGCGTTGCCGAGATCGATAAGCTGAATATTTTACAGGCCAGCCTGCTGGCCATGCATCGCGCGGTTGCCAAGCTTTCGGTGCAGCCGGAGCTGGTGTTGGTGGACGGCAATCGTCTGCCCATCTGGCCCTATCGCGCCCAGGCTATTGTCAAAGGTGATAGCCGGGTGCAGGCTATTGCGGCGGCGTCGATCCTGGCCAAGGTTACCCGGGACCGGGAGATGGTGGAGCTGGATCGCCAGTATCCAGGCTACGGGCTGAGTGGCCACAAGGGTTATCCCACCAAGGCTCACCTCGCTGCCCTGCAGCAGCTTGGCGTTACACCCATTCACCGGCGCAGTTATGCGCCTGTTAAAGCCCTGTTGGGGGAGCACCATGACTAG
- the lpxD gene encoding UDP-3-O-(3-hydroxymyristoyl)glucosamine N-acyltransferase codes for MSTPTFSVAELAAALDLAFSGQGDELLTGLAPLASAKAGELSFLANVKYKSQLSESGATAVIVHPSMQADCPASAIIADNPYLAYARASALFDPWRRPAAGVHASAVVLSSKVHPSAAIGANCVIEEGAEIGEGTVVGPGTVIGADAKVGKHCLLHANVTLYHKVVLGDHCVIHSGVVIGADGFGFAPSPEGWVKVHQIGSVRIGSRVEIGACSSIDRGAITDTILGDGVILDDQILIAHNVEIGSGTAMAGGCQVAGSTKIGKNCTFGGSVGVLGHLQIADNVHVTARSLVAKSLTEAGAYSSGVSAMESSVWRKSMARLGRLDELFRRVLSLEKSLKNEEGKS; via the coding sequence ATGTCGACGCCCACATTTAGCGTGGCGGAACTTGCCGCCGCTCTGGATCTAGCATTCAGTGGGCAAGGCGATGAGCTCCTCACCGGGTTGGCGCCACTGGCGTCGGCCAAGGCTGGGGAGCTCAGTTTTTTAGCCAATGTGAAATACAAGTCCCAGTTAAGCGAGAGCGGGGCTACGGCGGTGATCGTCCACCCGTCAATGCAGGCTGATTGTCCCGCCTCTGCCATTATTGCGGATAACCCCTACCTGGCTTATGCCCGCGCCAGCGCCTTGTTCGATCCATGGCGTCGGCCTGCTGCCGGTGTTCACGCCAGCGCGGTGGTGCTGTCGAGCAAGGTGCACCCGTCGGCTGCCATCGGCGCCAACTGCGTGATCGAGGAGGGTGCCGAGATCGGTGAGGGCACCGTAGTGGGCCCAGGGACAGTCATTGGCGCCGACGCAAAGGTAGGCAAACACTGCTTGCTGCACGCCAATGTCACCCTTTATCACAAGGTGGTACTCGGCGATCACTGCGTGATCCATTCGGGTGTGGTGATTGGCGCGGACGGTTTTGGTTTTGCCCCGAGCCCGGAAGGGTGGGTAAAGGTCCATCAGATAGGTAGTGTGCGGATCGGCTCTCGGGTGGAGATCGGTGCCTGCTCGTCAATCGATCGAGGCGCTATTACCGATACCATTCTCGGTGACGGTGTGATTCTCGATGACCAGATACTGATTGCGCACAATGTTGAGATTGGTTCCGGGACTGCGATGGCGGGGGGCTGTCAGGTCGCGGGAAGCACAAAGATTGGCAAAAACTGCACTTTTGGTGGCAGTGTTGGGGTGCTTGGGCATCTGCAAATAGCGGATAATGTCCATGTTACTGCGCGCTCTCTGGTAGCCAAGTCGTTGACAGAGGCCGGAGCCTACTCCAGTGGGGTGAGTGCGATGGAGTCGTCCGTGTGGCGAAAAAGTATGGCTCGCCTCGGTCGGTTGGATGAACTGTTCCGCCGGGTGTTGAGCTTAGAAAAAAGCTTAAAAAATGAAGAAGGAAAAAGTTGA
- a CDS encoding OmpH family outer membrane protein, translating to MFKVAVVMLVSIWAGSAMAQGRIAVLDLDAAVMNTELAKSRINALRNQSEFKSNVQELETLKKDFDKMVQQFQKDMDVLSNEQKVARKNKIDAARGDAEHIARKLEAAQKQEMQSIMQEIGPVLQKVLPQVIKEENIGLLLPRQQVMHVEAGYDITAKVADKLNQAK from the coding sequence TTGTTTAAAGTCGCGGTAGTCATGCTCGTGTCCATCTGGGCAGGCAGTGCGATGGCACAGGGGCGAATTGCCGTACTGGATCTCGATGCAGCGGTAATGAATACAGAGCTGGCCAAGAGCCGCATCAATGCGCTTCGCAATCAGTCAGAGTTCAAATCCAATGTGCAGGAGTTGGAAACGCTGAAAAAAGACTTCGACAAAATGGTTCAGCAGTTCCAGAAAGATATGGATGTGCTGAGCAACGAGCAGAAGGTCGCCCGTAAAAACAAGATTGATGCTGCCCGCGGCGATGCCGAGCATATTGCTCGCAAGCTGGAAGCTGCGCAAAAACAAGAAATGCAAAGCATCATGCAAGAGATTGGTCCTGTGCTGCAGAAAGTTCTGCCCCAGGTAATCAAAGAGGAAAATATTGGTCTGCTGTTGCCTCGTCAGCAAGTGATGCACGTTGAAGCCGGCTACGATATCACCGCGAAAGTGGCAGATAAGCTTAACCAAGCTAAGTAA
- the lpxB gene encoding lipid-A-disaccharide synthase, producing MTSLRIGIIVGEASGDILGADLIKAIKARVPGAQFEGVGGPLMLEQGFHSLCEMDRLAVMGLVEPLKRLPELLRIRRLVKSHMLAWQPDIVIGIDSPDFNLNIEKFLRQRGIKTLHYVSPSVWAWRQGRVKTIAKAVDHMLTLFPFEEAFYRQHSVPVTCVGHPLADQIPLEDQRDAARAELDVSGEHPVLAILPGSRSGEVGQLMVPFLETAQWLCRAHPGIEFLIPAANAARKQQILDIIASRSQDLPVRVVLGQSRKVMAAADAVLMASGTTSLEALLLQRPMVVAYRFGKWSFKILSRLIKTPHFSLPNLLAQRALVPELLQDEVCAEVIGPLLLEQLNNANHRETLLAEFRDIHQGLARRASDRAAEVVLSLCGPIDA from the coding sequence ATGACGTCACTGCGAATTGGCATAATTGTCGGCGAGGCTTCCGGAGATATTCTCGGAGCCGACTTGATCAAGGCGATTAAAGCCCGGGTTCCCGGTGCGCAGTTCGAGGGTGTCGGTGGCCCTCTGATGCTTGAGCAGGGCTTTCACAGTTTGTGTGAGATGGATCGCCTCGCCGTCATGGGCTTGGTGGAGCCGTTGAAACGTCTGCCCGAGCTGCTACGAATCCGTCGCCTGGTCAAGTCGCACATGCTGGCTTGGCAGCCTGATATTGTGATTGGTATCGATTCGCCCGATTTTAATCTCAATATTGAAAAGTTCCTTCGCCAGCGCGGCATCAAAACCCTGCACTATGTCAGTCCGTCAGTTTGGGCATGGCGTCAGGGACGGGTAAAAACCATTGCCAAGGCAGTTGACCACATGCTGACCTTGTTTCCCTTTGAAGAAGCGTTTTATCGCCAACACAGTGTTCCCGTGACCTGCGTTGGTCACCCCCTGGCTGATCAGATTCCCCTTGAAGACCAGCGCGACGCCGCTCGTGCGGAGCTGGATGTCAGTGGCGAGCATCCGGTGCTGGCAATCTTGCCCGGCAGTCGCAGCGGCGAAGTTGGCCAGCTGATGGTGCCTTTTCTGGAGACGGCCCAGTGGTTATGTCGCGCTCATCCCGGCATTGAATTTTTGATTCCGGCAGCAAATGCTGCGCGAAAACAGCAGATTCTCGACATCATTGCCAGCCGTTCCCAGGATTTGCCGGTGCGGGTGGTGCTGGGCCAGTCCCGAAAAGTCATGGCCGCGGCCGATGCGGTGTTAATGGCCTCCGGTACGACTAGCCTGGAGGCGCTGTTGCTGCAGCGGCCGATGGTGGTTGCTTACCGTTTTGGTAAATGGTCCTTCAAAATTCTGTCCCGCTTGATAAAAACGCCGCATTTCTCGCTGCCCAATCTGCTTGCTCAGCGTGCGTTGGTGCCTGAGTTGTTGCAGGACGAGGTGTGCGCTGAGGTAATCGGCCCGCTGCTGCTCGAGCAACTGAATAATGCCAATCATCGTGAAACGCTGCTGGCGGAATTTCGCGATATTCATCAGGGCTTGGCCCGGCGGGCCAGCGACCGCGCGGCGGAGGTTGTACTTTCACTGTGTGGTCCGATTGATGCCTGA
- the lpxA gene encoding acyl-ACP--UDP-N-acetylglucosamine O-acyltransferase translates to MTDNIHPSAQVDPRAIVDPSAVIGANCRVGPWTIIGAGVELGEGCDIRSHVVVKGPSRFGRNNTIYQFSTVGEDTPDLKYQGEPTQLLVGDNNIIREGVTIHRGTVQDQGKTIIGSHNLIMAYAHIGHDSVIGDHCILVNNASLAGHVTVGDWAILSGYALVHQYCAIGAHSFAGFGCGISKDVPAYVTVSGSPAEAKTINAEGLKRRGFSSDAIAAIRRAYKLIYRQGLTSEEAILRLQEMVVDTPEVQLLVDSLSQSKRGIVR, encoded by the coding sequence GTGACGGACAATATCCACCCCAGTGCTCAGGTTGATCCCCGGGCGATCGTCGATCCCAGCGCGGTAATTGGTGCCAACTGTCGAGTTGGCCCCTGGACCATTATTGGCGCGGGTGTGGAATTGGGCGAAGGCTGCGATATTCGTTCCCATGTGGTGGTGAAGGGCCCCAGCCGCTTTGGTCGTAACAACACTATCTACCAGTTTTCCACGGTGGGTGAGGACACCCCAGACCTGAAATACCAGGGTGAGCCGACCCAGCTTCTGGTGGGTGATAACAACATCATCCGTGAAGGGGTCACGATTCATCGGGGTACCGTGCAGGATCAGGGTAAGACCATCATTGGCAGCCATAACCTCATTATGGCCTATGCCCATATCGGGCATGACTCGGTGATCGGTGACCACTGTATTCTGGTCAATAACGCGTCCCTGGCTGGCCACGTTACGGTCGGCGATTGGGCGATCCTCAGCGGTTACGCCCTGGTTCATCAGTATTGTGCGATTGGTGCTCACAGCTTCGCGGGTTTTGGCTGTGGTATTAGCAAGGATGTGCCAGCCTACGTCACCGTGAGTGGTTCACCCGCCGAAGCGAAAACCATTAATGCAGAAGGACTCAAGCGTCGCGGTTTTAGCAGCGACGCGATTGCGGCGATTCGCCGCGCCTACAAACTTATTTATCGTCAAGGGCTGACCAGCGAAGAGGCGATTCTTCGTCTGCAAGAGATGGTGGTTGATACGCCCGAAGTGCAGCTCCTGGTGGATTCGCTGAGCCAATCCAAACGGGGCATCGTCCGCTAA